The Pseudomonas sp. DG56-2 genome contains a region encoding:
- a CDS encoding inner membrane protein YpjD, with the protein MLPLSPSLLPNLIAACLYAAATLYQGSRLAQGAKADKRLLGLLGALAVISQGTALFWQLLTPLGLSLDFFSAASLIAMAVITLTLLACLRIPVENLLVLLFPLGMATALMAQFAPSGTVPLINEETGILAHILLSILAYGLFTIAVFQSLLLLVQDHQLKHKHPSGLIRNFPPLQTMESLLFGFLWTGWGLLSLSLISGWLFLDNLFAQHLVHKTLLACLAWIVFSVLLWGRTRLGWRGHKAIRWTLAGFCLLMLAYFGSKLVREFILHI; encoded by the coding sequence ATGCTCCCCTTGTCACCCAGCTTGCTACCCAATCTTATCGCCGCCTGCCTGTATGCCGCCGCGACCCTCTATCAAGGCTCCCGTCTGGCGCAAGGTGCCAAGGCCGACAAACGCCTGCTCGGCCTGCTTGGCGCGCTTGCGGTCATTTCCCAGGGCACCGCACTGTTCTGGCAGTTGCTCACGCCTCTAGGGCTGAGCCTGGACTTCTTCAGTGCTGCCAGCCTGATCGCAATGGCAGTGATCACCCTGACGCTGCTGGCCTGTCTGCGCATCCCGGTGGAAAACCTTTTGGTGCTGCTGTTTCCGCTAGGCATGGCCACGGCGCTGATGGCCCAGTTCGCACCATCGGGAACGGTACCGCTGATCAACGAAGAGACCGGCATACTCGCGCACATACTGCTGTCGATACTGGCATACGGGCTGTTTACCATCGCCGTGTTCCAGTCGTTGCTGCTGCTGGTGCAAGACCACCAGCTCAAGCACAAGCATCCTTCCGGCCTGATCCGCAACTTCCCACCACTGCAGACCATGGAAAGCTTACTGTTCGGCTTTCTCTGGACCGGCTGGGGCTTGTTGTCGCTATCGCTGATATCCGGCTGGCTGTTCCTCGACAATCTGTTTGCCCAACACCTGGTACACAAGACCCTGTTGGCGTGCCTGGCCTGGATAGTCTTCAGCGTATTGCTGTGGGGCCGCACCCGCCTTGGTTGGCGTGGCCACAAGGCAATCCGCTGGACCCTGGCCGGTTTCTGCCTGCTGATGCTTGCCTACTTCGGGAGCAAGCTGGTGCGTGAATTCATCCTGCATATCTGA
- a CDS encoding transporter associated domain-containing protein: MDELPLGPLLGILPLALLWSAIFTAVDAAQQQLNSARRNGLTDEHPELAVAPQSLVLCSTLGKLLVLALACLLGQRYSGEQGFWLSGLAGAALVLVLAEYLPRQLARRNPQTFITLGNSLLKAPLKMLQPLAWLLDGCARVLLRPFRVQPHAVTLHDQDSYDTAPEEQLHADYRLNLPESLLALDKITVNDILVPRNDVDGINLDDPIEQIIEQLIISRHTRLPVYHSDINQVEAILNTKLISHLLPKAELTREALQAACYDPYFVPESTPLQLQLLNFHKQQRRLGVVVDEYGEVLGIVTLEDILEEIVGEFEDEHSLDNPHIHPQADGRFVIEGTVSIRELNRSLGWHLPSDGPKTLNGLVTEALESIPASAVCLKIGRYRLEILETEDNCASRILVWTVTR, encoded by the coding sequence ATGGACGAACTGCCGTTAGGACCCTTGCTTGGCATTCTGCCCCTGGCGCTGCTCTGGTCGGCAATATTCACTGCGGTGGACGCCGCCCAGCAGCAACTCAACAGCGCGCGACGCAACGGTCTGACGGACGAACATCCGGAACTGGCGGTCGCACCACAATCGCTGGTGCTCTGCTCGACCCTGGGCAAGTTGCTGGTCCTGGCTCTGGCCTGCCTGCTGGGTCAACGCTATAGCGGCGAACAAGGTTTCTGGCTTAGTGGCCTGGCAGGCGCAGCCCTTGTACTGGTCCTGGCCGAGTACCTGCCACGGCAATTGGCGCGGCGCAATCCACAAACGTTCATTACCTTGGGCAACAGCTTGCTCAAAGCGCCATTGAAGATGCTCCAGCCCCTGGCCTGGCTGCTCGATGGCTGTGCGCGAGTGCTGCTGCGTCCGTTTCGGGTTCAGCCCCACGCGGTGACCCTGCACGACCAGGACAGCTACGATACTGCCCCAGAAGAACAACTGCATGCCGACTACCGCCTCAATCTTCCCGAAAGCCTGCTGGCCCTGGACAAAATCACTGTTAACGACATTCTGGTACCGCGCAATGATGTCGACGGCATCAATCTCGACGACCCGATCGAGCAGATCATCGAACAGCTGATCATCAGCCGTCACACGCGCCTGCCGGTCTATCACAGCGACATCAACCAGGTTGAAGCCATACTCAACACCAAGCTGATCAGCCATTTGCTGCCCAAGGCCGAATTGACCCGCGAAGCCCTGCAGGCAGCCTGCTACGACCCCTACTTCGTGCCTGAAAGCACCCCCTTGCAACTGCAGTTGCTCAACTTTCACAAGCAACAACGACGCCTCGGCGTAGTGGTCGATGAGTATGGCGAAGTGCTGGGCATCGTTACCCTGGAAGACATTCTCGAAGAAATCGTCGGCGAATTCGAAGATGAGCACAGCCTGGACAATCCGCACATCCACCCTCAAGCCGATGGGCGCTTCGTCATCGAAGGAACGGTGTCGATCCGAGAGCTGAACCGCAGCCTGGGTTGGCACCTCCCCAGCGATGGCCCGAAAACGCTAAATGGCCTGGTCACCGAAGCCCTGGAAAGTATCCCGGCCAGCGCGGTATGTCTGAAAATTGGTCGTTACCGGCTGGAAATTCTCGAAACAGAAGACAATTGTGCCAGTCGCATACTGGTCTGGACGGTAACTCGCTAG
- a CDS encoding MFS transporter: protein MTTSSTYAETAQTSPGNSPARVATASFIGTAIEFYDFYVYATAAALVIGPVFFPQTSGTAQMLSAFLTFGIAFLARPLGSALFGHFGDRIGRKSTLVASLLLMGVCTTLIGVLPGYDSIGAWAPILLCILRFGQGLGLGGEWGGAALLATENAPKGKRAWFGMFPQLGPSIGFLAANGLFLTLAMTLTDEQFRSWGWRIPFLLSAALVIVGLYVRLKLEETPVFAKAIARHERVKMPVVELFANYWMPVLLGASAMVVCYALFYISTVFSLSYGVSTLGYSRETFLGLLCFAVLFMALATPLSAWLSDKYGRKPVLIVGAILAILSGFTMQPLLTSGSTAGVALFLAIELFLMGVTFAPMGALLPELFPTHVRYTGASAAYNLGGIVGASAAPFFAQKLVTMGGLSWVGGYVSAAALLSLIAVLCLKETRHSEL, encoded by the coding sequence ATGACAACCAGCAGCACCTACGCCGAAACGGCACAGACCAGTCCCGGCAATTCGCCGGCGAGAGTGGCAACCGCCAGCTTCATCGGCACCGCCATTGAGTTCTACGACTTTTATGTCTACGCCACCGCCGCCGCCTTGGTGATTGGACCGGTGTTCTTTCCGCAGACCTCTGGCACCGCCCAGATGCTTTCGGCTTTTCTGACCTTTGGCATTGCCTTCCTTGCCCGCCCCCTGGGTTCTGCCCTGTTTGGCCACTTCGGTGATCGTATCGGGCGTAAATCCACCTTGGTGGCATCGTTGCTGCTGATGGGGGTGTGTACCACCCTGATCGGTGTACTGCCGGGCTACGACAGCATCGGGGCCTGGGCACCGATCCTATTGTGCATACTGCGTTTTGGCCAGGGCTTGGGCCTGGGCGGTGAATGGGGCGGCGCAGCACTGCTGGCCACTGAAAACGCGCCCAAAGGCAAGCGTGCCTGGTTTGGCATGTTCCCCCAGCTTGGGCCTTCAATCGGCTTTCTGGCCGCCAACGGCCTATTCCTGACCCTCGCCATGACGCTGACCGACGAGCAGTTCCGCAGTTGGGGCTGGCGCATTCCCTTCCTGCTCAGCGCAGCACTGGTCATTGTTGGCCTGTATGTACGGCTCAAGCTCGAAGAAACTCCAGTGTTCGCCAAAGCCATTGCCCGTCACGAACGGGTGAAAATGCCGGTGGTCGAACTTTTCGCCAACTACTGGATGCCGGTTCTGCTCGGCGCCTCGGCCATGGTGGTGTGTTACGCCCTGTTCTATATATCCACAGTGTTCTCGCTCAGTTATGGCGTGTCCACCTTGGGATACAGTCGCGAAACCTTCCTCGGCCTGCTGTGCTTCGCCGTGCTGTTCATGGCCCTGGCCACGCCGCTGTCGGCCTGGTTGAGCGACAAATACGGGCGCAAACCGGTGCTGATCGTCGGTGCGATCCTGGCAATTCTTTCGGGCTTTACCATGCAGCCGTTGCTGACCTCGGGCTCAACTGCAGGGGTGGCACTGTTCCTGGCCATCGAGCTGTTTCTGATGGGCGTGACATTTGCCCCGATGGGCGCATTGCTGCCCGAACTGTTCCCGACCCACGTGCGTTATACCGGCGCCTCGGCAGCCTACAACCTGGGCGGAATTGTCGGTGCTTCGGCTGCACCGTTCTTTGCCCAGAAGCTGGTAACGATGGGCGGTTTGAGCTGGGTTGGCGGGTATGTCTCGGCAGCAGCGCTGTTAAGCCTGATTGCCGTCCTGTGCCTGAAAGAAACCCGGCACTCGGAGCTCTGA
- the purT gene encoding formate-dependent phosphoribosylglycinamide formyltransferase: MTRIGTPLSPTATRVLLCGCGELGKEVVIELQRLGVEVIAVDRYANAPAMQVAHRSHVVNMLDGAALRAVIEAEKPHYIVPEIEAIATATLVELENEGFTVVPTARATQLTMNREGIRRLAAEELDLPTSPYHFADTFEDYRKAVEDLGFPCVVKPVMSSSGKGQSLLRSTDDVQKAWDYAQEGGRAGKGRVIIEGFIDFDYEITLLTVRHIGGTTFCAPVGHRQEKGDYQESWQPQAMSPVALAESERVAKAVTEALGGRGLFGVELFIKGDQVWFSEVSPRPHDTGLVTLISQDLSQFALHARAILGLPIPLIRQFGPSASAVILVEGQSQQTSFANLGAALSEPDTAIRLFGKPEVNGQRRMGVCLARDESIDTARAKATRASQAVNVEF, translated from the coding sequence ATGACTCGTATCGGAACCCCATTGTCGCCGACAGCGACCCGCGTACTGCTTTGTGGCTGTGGCGAGTTGGGCAAGGAAGTCGTGATCGAGCTGCAACGCCTGGGCGTTGAAGTGATTGCCGTGGACCGTTACGCCAACGCCCCTGCCATGCAAGTGGCCCATCGCAGCCATGTGGTCAACATGCTCGATGGCGCGGCCCTGCGGGCAGTGATCGAGGCCGAGAAGCCGCACTACATCGTGCCGGAAATCGAAGCCATCGCCACCGCGACCCTGGTCGAGCTGGAAAATGAAGGTTTCACCGTGGTACCGACCGCCCGTGCTACCCAGTTGACCATGAACCGCGAAGGTATTCGGCGCTTGGCTGCTGAGGAGCTGGATCTGCCGACCTCGCCTTACCATTTTGCCGATACCTTCGAAGACTATCGCAAAGCGGTCGAAGACCTGGGCTTCCCCTGTGTGGTAAAGCCGGTGATGAGTTCATCGGGCAAAGGCCAGAGCTTGCTGCGCAGCACAGACGATGTGCAAAAAGCCTGGGACTACGCTCAAGAGGGTGGTCGTGCCGGCAAGGGGCGAGTGATCATTGAAGGCTTCATCGACTTTGATTACGAAATTACGCTGCTGACTGTACGCCACATCGGCGGGACCACCTTCTGTGCACCGGTGGGGCATCGCCAGGAAAAAGGCGACTATCAGGAATCGTGGCAGCCGCAGGCCATGAGCCCGGTGGCGTTGGCCGAGTCCGAACGCGTAGCCAAGGCTGTTACTGAGGCATTGGGCGGTCGGGGTCTGTTCGGTGTGGAGCTGTTCATCAAAGGTGATCAGGTGTGGTTCAGCGAAGTATCCCCGCGACCGCACGATACCGGCCTTGTGACCCTGATCTCCCAGGACCTGTCGCAATTCGCCTTGCATGCCCGCGCCATTCTCGGCCTGCCGATTCCACTTATTCGTCAGTTTGGCCCATCGGCATCGGCGGTAATCCTGGTGGAAGGGCAATCGCAACAGACCTCGTTCGCCAACCTGGGTGCAGCCCTGAGCGAGCCGGATACAGCCATTCGTCTGTTCGGCAAGCCTGAGGTCAATGGCCAGCGCCGCATGGGGGTGTGCCTGGCCCGTGACGAATCTATCGACACCGCCCGAGCCAAAGCTACTCGTGCCTCCCAAGCGGTCAACGTCGAGTTCTAA
- a CDS encoding VUT family protein → MPFLIAYISSVVLINYAFSSAPHLDVIWSAWGGLVFILRDMVQTRYGHGALVAMLVALVLSYVTSEPAIALASATAFAVSELIDWLVFSITKRPLHDRLWLSSALSIPIDTLIFFGMIGALTPAVVGTALASKFAGVTAVWLIMAWRLRKRAIVG, encoded by the coding sequence ATGCCTTTTCTGATTGCCTACATCAGCAGCGTCGTGCTGATCAACTACGCCTTCTCCAGCGCCCCGCACCTGGACGTCATCTGGTCTGCCTGGGGCGGACTGGTGTTCATCCTGCGGGACATGGTGCAAACCCGTTACGGTCATGGCGCTCTGGTGGCTATGTTGGTGGCGCTGGTGCTGTCCTATGTGACCTCCGAGCCTGCCATTGCCTTGGCCAGTGCGACCGCGTTCGCCGTCTCCGAGCTTATTGACTGGCTGGTTTTCAGTATTACCAAGCGGCCCTTGCACGACCGTTTATGGTTGAGCTCGGCGCTGAGTATTCCTATCGACACCTTGATCTTCTTCGGCATGATCGGCGCCTTGACGCCGGCGGTGGTCGGTACCGCACTGGCTTCAAAATTCGCCGGGGTGACGGCAGTCTGGCTGATCATGGCCTGGCGCCTGCGCAAGCGTGCCATCGTTGGCTGA
- a CDS encoding DUF1289 domain-containing protein has protein sequence MSGSERPVASPCVHICALDEADICTGCQRSATEITRWGRMDNIERRQVLKLCHERAVAAGMMLSVGSVTC, from the coding sequence ATGAGCGGTAGTGAACGCCCGGTCGCGTCGCCCTGCGTGCATATCTGCGCCCTGGATGAGGCCGACATCTGCACGGGCTGCCAGCGCAGCGCTACAGAAATTACCCGCTGGGGACGGATGGACAACATCGAGCGCCGGCAGGTGCTCAAATTGTGTCATGAGCGGGCAGTGGCGGCGGGGATGATGCTCAGCGTCGGCAGCGTCACGTGCTGA
- a CDS encoding gamma carbonic anhydrase family protein has translation MKYRLGDLKVETHPRSWAAPTATLIGKVRLQAGASVWFGAVLRGDNELIDVGENSNVQDGTVMHTDMGSPLTLGKGVTVGHNAMLHGCSVGDYSLVGINAVILNGARIGKYCIIGANALIPEGKEIPDGSLVMGSPGKVVRELTEAQKKMLEASAAHYVHNAERYARDLAPQED, from the coding sequence ATGAAATATCGTCTGGGCGACCTGAAGGTCGAGACCCATCCACGCAGTTGGGCTGCGCCCACTGCCACGCTGATTGGCAAAGTGCGACTGCAGGCGGGGGCCAGCGTCTGGTTCGGCGCAGTGCTGCGCGGTGATAACGAACTGATCGATGTAGGTGAGAACAGTAACGTTCAGGACGGTACAGTGATGCATACCGACATGGGCTCGCCACTGACCTTGGGCAAAGGCGTGACTGTCGGCCACAACGCCATGCTGCATGGCTGCAGTGTCGGCGACTACAGCCTGGTCGGTATCAATGCGGTCATCCTCAACGGTGCGCGTATCGGCAAATATTGCATTATTGGCGCCAATGCACTGATTCCGGAGGGCAAGGAAATTCCTGACGGATCATTGGTGATGGGCTCTCCCGGCAAGGTGGTGCGCGAGCTGACCGAGGCGCAGAAGAAAATGCTTGAGGCAAGCGCCGCGCATTATGTGCATAACGCCGAGCGTTATGCCCGTGACCTGGCCCCGCAGGAGGATTGA
- a CDS encoding CoA pyrophosphatase, which translates to MLDELLRRVSSHTPGTLETDHRFPEAAVLLPITRSEAPELVLTLRAKGLSTHGGEVAFPGGRRDPEDPDLVFTALREAEEEIGLPPGLVEIIGPLSPLISLHGLKVTPFVGLIPDFVEYRANDAEIAAVFTVPLEFFRQDPRDHTHRIDYQGRSWYVPSYRFGEYKIWGLSAIMIVELVNLLYDADINLHHPPERFIPI; encoded by the coding sequence ATGCTGGACGAGCTACTTCGCCGCGTGAGCAGTCATACGCCGGGCACCCTGGAAACCGATCACCGTTTTCCCGAGGCTGCAGTGTTATTGCCCATTACCCGCAGCGAAGCGCCTGAGCTGGTACTAACGTTACGTGCCAAGGGCTTGTCGACCCATGGCGGCGAGGTCGCCTTTCCGGGCGGTCGGCGTGACCCTGAAGACCCCGATCTGGTGTTCACCGCCTTGCGTGAAGCCGAAGAGGAAATTGGCCTGCCGCCAGGACTGGTGGAGATTATCGGCCCTTTGAGCCCTCTGATTTCCCTGCATGGGTTAAAGGTGACGCCGTTCGTCGGCTTGATTCCAGACTTCGTCGAATACCGGGCCAACGACGCTGAAATTGCCGCCGTGTTCACTGTGCCCCTGGAGTTTTTCCGCCAGGATCCCCGCGATCATACTCACCGCATCGATTACCAGGGGCGCAGTTGGTATGTGCCCAGTTATCGCTTTGGCGAATATAAAATCTGGGGGCTCTCCGCGATCATGATCGTCGAGCTGGTCAACTTGCTTTACGATGCCGATATCAATCTGCACCATCCGCCTGAACGCTTCATTCCAATTTGA
- a CDS encoding NUDIX hydrolase, with protein sequence MKFCSACANPVIQRIPDGDTRLRYVCDHCHIVHYQNPNIVAGVLPTLGQQVLLCRRAIEPRRGYWTLPAGFMENGETLEQAARRETIEEACARVGQMSLYQLFDLPHINQVHVFFRAELADRDFAVGVESLEVRLFDESEIPWDELAFRTVSRTLECYYRDRIEQYYPIGNEYLPPLLVPSPNT encoded by the coding sequence ATGAAATTCTGCAGTGCGTGCGCCAATCCGGTAATTCAGCGTATTCCCGACGGTGATACTCGCCTGCGTTACGTCTGCGACCACTGTCACATTGTCCACTACCAAAATCCCAATATCGTCGCCGGGGTACTTCCGACCCTGGGCCAGCAGGTCTTGTTGTGCCGTCGAGCCATCGAGCCACGGCGCGGCTACTGGACCCTGCCGGCGGGCTTTATGGAGAACGGAGAAACCCTGGAACAGGCCGCCCGTCGCGAAACCATCGAGGAAGCCTGCGCCCGGGTCGGGCAAATGAGCCTCTACCAGTTATTCGATCTGCCGCACATCAACCAGGTCCATGTATTTTTTCGCGCCGAACTCGCCGACCGGGATTTCGCCGTCGGCGTCGAAAGCCTGGAAGTGAGACTTTTCGATGAAAGTGAGATCCCGTGGGACGAGCTGGCTTTCAGGACCGTCAGTCGTACCCTAGAATGCTACTATCGCGACCGTATCGAGCAGTACTACCCGATTGGCAACGAATACTTGCCGCCATTGCTCGTTCCGTCACCCAACACCTAG
- a CDS encoding murein L,D-transpeptidase family protein, producing MRWLLALFCLSVASVSQAAFTETIVTKPIEKVAPSPLQLKPQQSSIDKILVLKSERRLQLISAGSPLKTYRISLGKQPKGAKQREGDKRTPEGFYWIDWRKVSDRYNLAMHVSYPNISDSARARREGVPPGGMIMIHGTPLDEEYPEEVFHTLDWTEGCIAMTNSDMREVWNLVPDGTMIEIRP from the coding sequence ATGCGCTGGTTGCTTGCCCTTTTCTGCCTCAGTGTGGCTTCGGTGTCCCAGGCAGCGTTTACCGAAACCATCGTCACCAAGCCAATTGAGAAGGTCGCGCCCTCGCCTCTGCAACTCAAGCCCCAGCAATCCTCGATCGACAAGATCCTGGTGCTCAAATCCGAGCGACGCCTGCAACTGATCAGCGCCGGGTCCCCGCTGAAAACCTATCGCATCTCCCTGGGCAAACAGCCCAAGGGCGCCAAACAGCGCGAAGGCGACAAGCGTACCCCCGAGGGCTTCTACTGGATTGATTGGCGCAAAGTCAGCGACCGTTACAACCTGGCCATGCATGTGTCTTACCCGAACATCAGCGATTCGGCACGTGCGCGGCGCGAAGGCGTACCACCTGGCGGAATGATCATGATCCACGGCACCCCTCTGGACGAAGAGTATCCAGAAGAAGTCTTCCATACCCTGGACTGGACCGAAGGCTGCATCGCCATGACCAACAGCGACATGCGCGAGGTCTGGAACCTGGTGCCAGACGGCACGATGATCGAAATTCGCCCCTGA
- a CDS encoding ShlB/FhaC/HecB family hemolysin secretion/activation protein produces MLWTIPSTASESHPAVQQLQDQRQQREQLEQRQRLRTLQRADEASTEIDKQLTPAVTGACWPLQGVRLAGNQQLSSAELSDALTELILPCMSPARINQILKAITQRYLQAGYLASRPYLAAPLVAGGTLDIVIIEGYVESIELADPALPLSLNSAFPSLLGQPLRLTELEQGMDQLNRLRAFDLGADILPGSRQGASRVVVVPRQIKRRWHLGGCLDNRGSEQTGRERLGVNLSLDSPLQLNDFVQVSANATLPSGSSYSRGYGVYYSVPYGAWTYALSFNQLHYQAQLPGRHLHSSGQSDFYGLSLERTLWRNQQGLLSASVRMEQKRLENRLSEQRLALQSPTLTTIEAGLNLLWLSDGLWSAYLGVSQGLDWFGADRETLHDNAPQPHFRKYRATLMHMRQGRSPNWPWRWQSDLNLQYSPDVLPAVEQQQLSDTTAVRGFRQQVVAGANGAVWRNTLSQPLALDLPRALVLRPQLGVDLGWSKFSHGTAAQRLVGAHAGLELSLPDSQLKLDYQHAIYASATPRVALEKGYWLLEWVVNI; encoded by the coding sequence GTGTTGTGGACCATCCCCTCGACTGCGTCCGAAAGCCATCCAGCGGTGCAACAACTGCAGGACCAGCGCCAGCAGCGCGAACAACTGGAACAACGCCAACGCCTGCGCACGTTGCAACGCGCGGACGAAGCATCCACCGAAATCGACAAACAACTTACCCCTGCAGTTACAGGTGCGTGCTGGCCATTGCAGGGCGTGCGCCTGGCAGGCAACCAGCAACTGTCATCGGCCGAACTCAGTGACGCGCTTACAGAGTTGATCCTGCCGTGCATGAGCCCGGCGCGAATTAATCAGATCCTCAAAGCTATTACCCAGCGGTACCTCCAGGCCGGTTACTTGGCCAGCCGGCCGTACCTGGCAGCGCCTCTGGTCGCCGGTGGCACACTGGATATTGTGATTATCGAAGGCTATGTCGAGTCGATCGAACTCGCTGACCCTGCCTTGCCCCTGTCATTGAACAGTGCATTTCCCTCATTGCTGGGACAACCCTTGCGCCTGACTGAACTGGAGCAAGGCATGGACCAATTGAACCGGTTGAGGGCATTCGATCTGGGTGCCGATATTCTTCCGGGCAGTCGCCAAGGTGCAAGCCGGGTCGTGGTGGTCCCCAGGCAAATCAAGCGCCGTTGGCATCTTGGCGGCTGCCTCGACAATCGCGGCAGCGAACAGACCGGGCGCGAGCGGCTGGGCGTCAACTTAAGCCTGGACAGTCCTCTGCAACTCAATGACTTCGTACAGGTATCGGCTAACGCCACACTCCCGTCAGGTTCAAGCTACAGCCGCGGGTATGGCGTGTACTACAGCGTTCCGTACGGTGCCTGGACCTACGCCCTGAGCTTCAATCAACTGCATTACCAGGCTCAGCTTCCAGGTCGACACTTGCACAGCAGCGGCCAAAGTGACTTCTACGGCTTAAGCCTGGAGCGCACGCTGTGGCGCAATCAGCAGGGACTGCTCAGTGCCAGTGTGCGCATGGAGCAAAAACGCCTGGAAAATCGTCTGAGCGAACAGCGCCTGGCACTCCAAAGCCCCACGCTCACCACAATCGAGGCCGGCCTGAATCTGCTATGGCTCAGTGACGGTCTATGGAGCGCCTACTTGGGTGTGAGTCAGGGCCTGGACTGGTTTGGCGCCGATCGTGAAACATTACACGACAATGCACCTCAACCGCATTTTCGAAAGTATCGCGCCACCCTCATGCATATGCGCCAGGGTCGCAGTCCGAATTGGCCCTGGCGTTGGCAAAGTGACTTGAACCTGCAGTACAGCCCCGACGTGCTCCCTGCCGTGGAACAACAGCAATTGAGTGATACCACCGCTGTACGCGGCTTTCGCCAGCAGGTGGTCGCCGGTGCCAATGGCGCCGTCTGGCGCAACACCCTAAGCCAGCCGCTGGCCCTGGACCTGCCCCGGGCCCTGGTGCTGCGCCCACAACTGGGCGTGGACCTGGGTTGGAGCAAGTTCAGCCACGGCACTGCCGCACAACGTCTGGTCGGCGCACATGCCGGCCTGGAGCTGAGCCTGCCCGACAGTCAACTGAAGCTCGACTACCAGCACGCCATCTATGCCAGCGCTACTCCCCGCGTAGCGTTGGAAAAGGGCTACTGGTTGCTGGAATGGGTAGTGAACATCTGA